A window of the Acipenser ruthenus chromosome 30, fAciRut3.2 maternal haplotype, whole genome shotgun sequence genome harbors these coding sequences:
- the LOC117395633 gene encoding ETS-related transcription factor Elf-3-like: MAVSYEFSRILTNVMSTVYQTEDTQSSPGSMTLTDSRELLQPLSLESQDPNSWCSIKPQFWNRNHVLQWIGHHVEKYDYDASTLDMSYCTMDGATLCQLSCESLRTMFGPLGDQLYRSLCELNCKSLAYDDLDTAFEDVSYIIRGDEGDLSLLDTVRFGTAWDSDFNIIMDPSWSDTGYESGPTSPDSLNSSSAGSQRFQTPCSPDSGGSDSDLDSSKSKFTPTTDLYMKAEGCDLKPCKRGRGRPRKLSRSVVDCIEIKKSKHAPRGTHLWEFIRDILISPEKNNGLMKWEDRTEGVFKFLKSEAVAQLWGQKKRNSSMTYEKLSRAMRYYYKREILERVDGRRLVYKFGKNSSGWKLGEVNSGK; the protein is encoded by the exons ATGGCGGTGTCGTACGAGTTCAGCCGCATTCTTACTAACGTGATGAGCACGGTGTACCAGACTGAGGACACACAGAGCAGCCCTGGAAGCATGACTCTCACAGACAGCAGGGAGCTCCTGCAGCCGCTGTCCCTGGAATCACAGG ACCCCAACAGCTGGTGCAGCATCAAGCCGCAGTTCTGGAATAGGAACCACGTACTGCAGTGGATCGGCCACCACGTGGAGAAGTACGACTACGATGCCAGCACCCTGGACATGTCCTACTGCACCATGGACGGGGCCACGCTGTGCCAGCTCTCCTGTGAATCCCTGCGCACCATGTTTGGGCCCCTGGGGGACCAGCTGTACCGTAGCCTCTGTGAGCTCAACTGCAAGAGCTTGGCGTACGACGACCTCGACACCGCCTTCGAGGACGTCAGCTATATCATCCGAGGGGACGAGGGGGACCTGAGTCTGCTGGACACCGTCAGGTTCGGCACAG CCTGGGATAGTGACTTCAATATCATCATGGATCCTTCCTGGAGTGATACTGGCTATGAGTCCGGCCCCACCTCTCCAGACAGCCTCAACAGCTCCAGCGCAG GGTCCCAGAGATTCCAGACCCCTTGCTCTCCTGACTCCGGTGGAAGTGACTCGGACCTCGATTCATCCAAATCAAAATTCACACCCACGACAG ATCTGTATATGAAGGCTGAAGGCTGTGACCTGAAGCCCTGTAAGAGAGGGAGGGGGCGGCCCCGGAAGCTGAGCCGCAGCGTGGTGGACTGCATCGAGATCAAGAAGAGCAAACACG CTCCTCGCGGGACCCACCTGTGGGAGTTCATCCGAGACATCCTGATCAGCCCGGAAAAGAACAACGGGCTGATGAAGTGGGAGGACCGCACGGAGGGGGTCTTCAAGTTCCTCAAGTCCGAGGCAGTGGCACAGCTCTGGGGGCAGAAGAAGAGGAACAGCAGCATGACATACGAGAAGCTGAGCCGTGCCATGAG GTACTATTACAAGAGAGAGATTCTGGAGCGAGTGGACGGTCGGAGGCTGGTCTATAAGTTTGGGAAGAACTCCAGTGGCTGGAAGCTGGGGGAAGTGAATAGTGGAAAGTGA